One genomic region from Balaenoptera acutorostrata chromosome 1, mBalAcu1.1, whole genome shotgun sequence encodes:
- the AHDC1 gene encoding transcription factor Gibbin isoform X1, which translates to MPGQLPAQCLARSRCSLNLSCGGPFQALSTPRGLGSGRSCSTAPPADSQRLAEPPGTGALSLSGPGPGFSHPHVSPGPARRPAEDKVRMRVKPQGLVVTSSAVCSSPDYLREPKYYPGGPPTPRPLLPARPPASPPDKAFAHTFSENPRPPPRRDPSTRRPPVLAKGDDPLPPRAARPVSQARCPTPAGDGSSSRRRWDNGRVNLRPVVQLIDIMKDLTRLSQDLQHSGVHLDCGGLRLSRPPAPPPGDLQYSFFSSPSLANSIRSPEERATPHAKSERSSHPLYEPEPEPRDSPQPGQGHSPGATAAATGLPPEPEPDGPDYSELADADILSELASLTCPEAQLLEAQALEPPSPEPEPQLLDPQPRFLDPQALEPLGEALELPPLQPLADPLGLPGLALQALDTLPDSLESQLLDPQALDPLPKLLDVPSRRLEPQQPLGPCPLAEPLRLDLCSPHGPPGPEGHPKYALRRTDRPKILCRRRKAGRGRKADAGPEGRLLPLPVPTGLAAALAEPPPPPPPPPHALPGPGPVPELESESSQTPVVPTRRGKCRGVRRMVVKMAKIPVSLGRRNKTTYKVSSLSSSLSVEGKELGLRVSTEPTPLLKMKNNGRNVVVVFPPGEMPIILKRKRGRPPKNLLLGPGKPKEPAVVAAEAATVAAATMAMPEVKKRRRRKQKLASPQPSYAADANDSKAEYSDVLAKLAFLNRQSQCAGRCSPPRCWTPSEPESVHQAPDTQSISHFLHRVQGFRRRGGKAGGFGGRGGGHAAKAARCSFSDFFEGIGKKKKVVAVAAAGVGGPGLAELGHPRKRGRGEVDAVTGKPKRKRRSRKNGTLFPEQVPSGPGFGEAGTEWAGDKGGGWAPHHGHPGGQAGRNCGFQGTEARAFASTGLESGASGRGSYYSTAAPAGQTELSQERQNLFTGYFRSLLDSDDSSDLLDFALSASRPESRKASGTYTGPPSSALPAQRGLATFPSRGAKASPVAVGSSGAGADPSFQPVLSTRQTFPPGRAASYGLTPGTSDCRAAETFPKLAPLASAVARSPTTHPPANTYPPQYGGYGAGQSVFAPAKPFTGQDCANSKDCSFAYGSGNSLPASPSSAHSAGYAPPPTGGPCLPPSKASFFNSSEGGPFSGSAPTPLRCDSRASTVSPGGYMVPKGTTASATSAASSSSSSFQPSPENCRQFAGASQWPFRQGYGGLDWASEAFSQLYNPGFDCHVSEPNVILDISNYTPQKVKQQTAVSETFSESSSDSTQFNQPVGGGFRRANSEASSSEGQSSLSSLEKLMMDWNEASSAPGYNWNQSVLFQSSSKPGRGRRKKVDLFEASHLGFPSTASASAAGYPSKRSTGPRQPRGGRGGGACSAKKERGGAAAKAKFIPKPQPVNPLFQDSPDLGLDYYSGDSSMSPLPSQSRAFSVGERDPCDFMGPYSMNPSTPSDGTFGQGFHCDSPSLGAPELDGKHFPPLAHPPTVFDAGLQKAYSPTCSPTLGFKEELRPPPTKLAACEPLKHGLQGASLSHAAAAQAHLSCRDLTLGQPHYDSPSCKGTAYWYPPGSAARSPPYEGKVGSGLLADFLGRTEAACLSAPHLASPPATPKADKEPLEMARPPGPPRGPAAAAAGYGCPLLSDLTLSPVPRDSLLPLQDTAYRYPGFMPQAHPGLGGGPKSGFLGPMAEPHPEDTFTVTSL; encoded by the exons ATGCCTGGACAGCttccagcccagtgcctggcgcgcagtaggtgctcactaaaccTGAGCTGCGGTGGTCCTTTCCAGGCGCTGTCCACGCCCCGAGGCCTGGGCTCAGGCCGAAGCTGCTCCACAGCacccccagctgacagccagcgaCTGGCAGAGCCCCCAGGCACGGGGGCCCTCTCTCTTTCAG GTCCTGGTCCCGGCTTCTCGCACCCTCATGTCAGCCCCGGCCCCGCCCGGCGGCCCGCGGAGGACAAGGTCAGGATGCGTGTGAAGCCCCAGGGCCTGGTGGTGACTTCCAGTGCCGTGTGCAGCTCTCCTGACTACCTCCGGGAGCCCAAGTACTACCCCggcggcccccccaccccccggcccttGCTTCCCGCCCGGCCCCCTGCCAGCCCACCCGACAAGGCCTTCGCCCACACCTTCTCCGAGAACCCGCGCCCACCCCCACGCCGGGACCCCAGCACCCGGCGCCCACCAGTCCTTGCCAAGGGGGACGACCCGCTGCCCCCGAGGGCGGCCCGTCCTGTCTCCCAGGCCCGCTGCCCCACCCCCGCGGGAGACGGCAGCAGCTCCCGACGGCGCTGGGACAACGGGCGGGTGAACCTGCGTCCAGTGGTCCAGCTGATTGACATCATGAAGGACCTGACCCGGCTCTCCCAGGACCTGCAGCACAGCGGTGTGCACCTGGACTGCGGTGGCCTCCGGCTCAGCCGCCCACCTGCCCCGCCCCCTGGGGACCTTCAGTATAGCTTCTTCTCCTCACCCAGCCTGGCCAACAGCATCCGCAGCCCTGAGGAGCGGGCCACCCCCCACGCCAAGTCTGAGCGGTCCAGCCACCCCCTCTACGAGCCTGAGCCTGAGCCTAGGGACAGTCCCCAGCCCGGCCAAGGCCATAGTCCCGGAGCCACGGCCGCGGCCACCGGTCTGCCACCAGAGCCCGAGCCAGACGGCCCTGATTACTCAGAACTCGCTGACGCCGACATCCTGAGTGAGCTGGCCTCCCTTACTTGCCCCGAGGCCCAGCTGCTGGAGGCCCAGGCCCTCGAGCCACCGTCGCCtgagccagagcctcagctcctagACCCCCAGCCCCGCTTCCTGGACCCGCAGGCACTAGAGCCGCTCGGGGAAGCTTTGGAGCTGCCGCCCCTGCAACCTCTTGCTGATCCTCTGGGGTTGCCGGGCCTGGCTCTACAGGCCCTAGATACCCTGCCCGACTCCCTGGAGTCGCAGCTGCTCGACCCTCAGGCACTTGACCCCCTGCCCAAGTTGCTTGACGTCCCTAGCCGCCGTCTGGAGCCCCAGCAACCCCTGGGACCCTGCCCGCTGGCTGAGCCCTTGCGCCTGGACTTGTGCTCACCTCATGGCCCTCCTGGGCCTGAGGGTCACCCCAAATACGCCTTGCGGCGCACCGATAGGCCAAAGATCCTGTGTCGCCGACGGAAAGCCGGACGGGGACGCAAGGCAGACGCCGGCCCCGAGGGCCGTCTGCTGCCCCTGCCTGTGCCCACAGGGCTGGCGGCTGCCCTGGCtgagcccccgcccccgcccccgcccccacctcacGCCCTGCCCGGCCCAGGCCCAGTCCCAGAGCTGGAGTCCGAATCCTCCCAGACCCCAGTGGTCCCTACCCGCAGAGGCAAGTGCCGGGGCGTGCGGCGCATGGTGGTCAAGATGGCCAAGATCCCCGTGTCACTGGGCCGGCGGAACAAGACCACGTACAAGGTGTCGTCTTTGAGCAGCAGCCTGAGCGTGGAGGGCAAGGAGCTGGGCCTGCGCGTGTCCACAGAGCCCACCCCGCTGCTGAAGATGAAGAACAATGGGCGGAACGTGGTGGTGGTCTTCCCACCCGGCGAGATGCCCATCATTCTCAAGCGGAAGCGCGGCCGCCCTCCTAAGAACCTGCTCCTGGGCCCCGGCAAGCCCAAGGAGCCAGCGGTGGTGGCGGCCGAGGCAGCCACTGTGGCGGCAGCCACCATGGCCATGCCGGAGGTGAAGAAACGGCGGCGGCGGAAGCAGAAGCTGGCATCTCCCCAGCCGTCCTACGCAGCGGATGCCAACGACAGCAAGGCCGAGTACTCAGACGTCCTCGCCAAGCTGGCCTTCCTGAACCGCCAGAGCCAGTGCGCTGGGCGGTGCTCACCGCCCCGCTGCTGGACACCCAGTGAGCCCGAGTCAGTGCACCAGGCGCCCGACACGCAGAGCATCTCCCACTTCCTGCACCGTGTGCAGGGCTTCCGACGGCGAGGTGGCAAAGCAGGCGGTTTTGGTGGCCGGGGTGGGGGCCACGCGGCCAAGGCGGCCCGATGCTCCTTCAGCGACTTCTTTGAGGGCATCGGCAAGAAAAAGAAGGTGGTGGCCGTGGCAGCCGCTGGGGTCGGGGGCCCTGGCCTCGCTGAGTTGGGGCACCCACGCAAACGGGGCCGGGGGGAGGTAGACGCCGTGACTGGGAAGCCCAAACGCAAGAGGCGGTCCCGGAAGAACGGGACTCTGTTCCCGGAACAGGTGCCCAGCGGCCCAGGCTTTGGGGAGGCAGGCACCGAGTGGGCCGGGGACAAGGGTGGTGGCTGGGCCCCTCACCATGGGCACCCAGGCGGGCAAGCTGGCCGAAACTGCGGGTTCCAGGGGACCGAGGCCCGGGCCTTTGCCTCCACTGGGCTAGAGAGCGGGGCTTCGGGCCGTGGCAGCTACTACAGCACAGCCGCACCTGCGGGCCAGACGGAGCTCAGCCAGGAGCGCCAGAACCTCTTCACCGGCTATTTTCGCTCCCTGCTCGACTCGGATGACTCCTCCGACCTCTTGGACTTTGCCCTCTCAGCCTCTCGCCCCGAGTCCCGGAAGGCATCAGGCACCTACACAGGGCCCCCCAGCAGCGCCCTGCCCGCCCAGCGGGGCCTGGCCACCTTCCCCAGCCGGGGAGCCAAGGCCAGCCCGGTGGCGGTGGGCAGCAGCGGGGCTGGGGCGGACCCCTCCTTCCAGCCGGTTCTGTCCACTCGCCAGACCTTCCCGCCGGGCCGGGCAGCGAGCTATGGGCTAACCCCCGGCACTTCAGACTGCCGGGCAGCCGAGACCTTCCCGAAGCTGGCTCCTCTGGCTTCTGCCGTGGCCCGCTCACCTACCACACACCCGCCTGCCAACACCTACCCCCCGCAGTACGGGGGCTACGGGGCTGGACAAAGTGTATTCGCACCCGCTAAGCCCTTTACGGGCCAGGACTGCGCTAATAGCAAGGACTGCAGCTTCGCCTACGGCAGTGGCAACAGCCTCCCTGCCTCACCCAGCAGCGCCCACAGCGCCGGCTACGCCCCACCGCCTACCGGTGGCCCCTGCCTGCCACCGAGCAAGGCATCCTTCTTCAACAGCTCTGAGGGGGGCCCCTTCTCTGGTTCGGCCCCCACACCCCTGCGCTGTGACAGCCGGGCCAGCACGGTCTCACCCGGCGGCTACATGGTACCCAAAGGCACCACAGCCTCTGCCACCTCTGCCGCGTCCTCGTCGTCCTCCTCCTTCCAGCCCTCGCCTGAGAACTGTCGGCAGTTTGCGGGGGCTTCTCAGTGGCCTTTCCGGCAGGGCTATGGAGGCCTGGACTGGGCCTCGGAGGCCTTCAGTCAGCTCTACAATCCTGGTTTCGACTGCCACGTCAGCGAGCCCAACGTGATCCTGGACATCTCCAACTACACGCCGCAGAAGGTGAAGCAGCAGACGGCTGTGTCCGAGACCTTCTCCGAGTCGTCCTCCGACAGCACCCAGTTCAATCAGCCCGTCGGCGGCGGTTTCCGGCGTGCCAACAGCGAGGCCTCGAGCAGCGAGGGCCAGTCGAGCCTGTCCAGCCTGGAGAAGCTGATGATGGACTGGAACGAGGCATCGTCCGCCCCCGGTTACAACTGGAACCAGAGCGTCCTCTTCCAGAGCAGCTCCAAGCCAGGCCGCGGACGGCGGAAGAAGGTGGACCTGTTCGAGGCCTCACATCTGGGCTTCCCGTCAACCGCCTCGGCCAGCGCCGCGGGCTACCCATCCAAACGGAGCACCGGGCCCCGGCAGCCTCGGGGCGGACGGGGTGGCGGGGCCTGCTCAGCCAAGAAGGAGCGGGGCGGTGCGGCGGCCAAAGCCAAGTTCATCCCCAAGCCACAGCCGGTCAACCCGCTGTTCCAGGACAGCCCAGACCTCGGCCTGGACTACTACAGCGGGGACAGCAGCATGTCACCACTGCCCTCGCAGTCGAGGGCCTTCAGCGTGGGCGAGCGAGATCCCTGTGACTTCATGGGACCCTACTCCATGAACCCGTCCACGCCGTCGGACGGCACCTTCGGCCAAGGCTTCCACTGCGACTCGCCCAGCCTGGGTGCCCCTGAGCTGGATGGCAAGCATTTCCCGCCGCTGGCCCACCCGCCCACGGTGTTTGATGCTGGCCTGCAGAAGGCCTACTCCCCCACCTGCTCCCCGACCCTGGGCTTCAAGGAAGAGCTGCGGCCGCCACCCACAAAGCTGGCTGCCTGTGAGCCCCTCAAGCATGGGCTCCAGGGGGCCAGCCTGAGCCATGCAGCTGCAGCCCAGGCCCACCTGAGCTGCCGGGACCTAACGCTGGGCCAGCCCCACTACGACTCCCCCAGCTGCAAGGGTACGGCCTATTGGTACCCGCCAGGCTCGGCCGCCCGCAGCCCGCCCTATGAAGGCAAGGTGGGTTCAGGGCTGCTGGCTGACTTCCTGGGCAGGACGGAGGCCGCGTGCCTCAGTGCCCCACACCTGGCTAGCCCACCGGCCACACCTAAGGCCGACAAGGAGCCACTGGAGATGGCCCGGCCGCCCGGCCCACCCCGTGGCcccgctgcagctgctgctggCTATGGCTGCCCACTCCTTAGTGACTTGACCCTGTCCCCCGTGCCGAGGGACTCGCTGCTGCCCCTGCAGGATACCGCCTACAGGTATCCAGGCTTTATGCCGCAGGCGCATCCCGGCCTGGGTGGGGGCCCCAAGAGCGGCTTCCTGGGGCCCATGGCGGAACCTCACCCTGAGGACACATTCACCGTCACCTCCCTGTAG
- the AHDC1 gene encoding transcription factor Gibbin isoform X2 yields MRVKPQGLVVTSSAVCSSPDYLREPKYYPGGPPTPRPLLPARPPASPPDKAFAHTFSENPRPPPRRDPSTRRPPVLAKGDDPLPPRAARPVSQARCPTPAGDGSSSRRRWDNGRVNLRPVVQLIDIMKDLTRLSQDLQHSGVHLDCGGLRLSRPPAPPPGDLQYSFFSSPSLANSIRSPEERATPHAKSERSSHPLYEPEPEPRDSPQPGQGHSPGATAAATGLPPEPEPDGPDYSELADADILSELASLTCPEAQLLEAQALEPPSPEPEPQLLDPQPRFLDPQALEPLGEALELPPLQPLADPLGLPGLALQALDTLPDSLESQLLDPQALDPLPKLLDVPSRRLEPQQPLGPCPLAEPLRLDLCSPHGPPGPEGHPKYALRRTDRPKILCRRRKAGRGRKADAGPEGRLLPLPVPTGLAAALAEPPPPPPPPPHALPGPGPVPELESESSQTPVVPTRRGKCRGVRRMVVKMAKIPVSLGRRNKTTYKVSSLSSSLSVEGKELGLRVSTEPTPLLKMKNNGRNVVVVFPPGEMPIILKRKRGRPPKNLLLGPGKPKEPAVVAAEAATVAAATMAMPEVKKRRRRKQKLASPQPSYAADANDSKAEYSDVLAKLAFLNRQSQCAGRCSPPRCWTPSEPESVHQAPDTQSISHFLHRVQGFRRRGGKAGGFGGRGGGHAAKAARCSFSDFFEGIGKKKKVVAVAAAGVGGPGLAELGHPRKRGRGEVDAVTGKPKRKRRSRKNGTLFPEQVPSGPGFGEAGTEWAGDKGGGWAPHHGHPGGQAGRNCGFQGTEARAFASTGLESGASGRGSYYSTAAPAGQTELSQERQNLFTGYFRSLLDSDDSSDLLDFALSASRPESRKASGTYTGPPSSALPAQRGLATFPSRGAKASPVAVGSSGAGADPSFQPVLSTRQTFPPGRAASYGLTPGTSDCRAAETFPKLAPLASAVARSPTTHPPANTYPPQYGGYGAGQSVFAPAKPFTGQDCANSKDCSFAYGSGNSLPASPSSAHSAGYAPPPTGGPCLPPSKASFFNSSEGGPFSGSAPTPLRCDSRASTVSPGGYMVPKGTTASATSAASSSSSSFQPSPENCRQFAGASQWPFRQGYGGLDWASEAFSQLYNPGFDCHVSEPNVILDISNYTPQKVKQQTAVSETFSESSSDSTQFNQPVGGGFRRANSEASSSEGQSSLSSLEKLMMDWNEASSAPGYNWNQSVLFQSSSKPGRGRRKKVDLFEASHLGFPSTASASAAGYPSKRSTGPRQPRGGRGGGACSAKKERGGAAAKAKFIPKPQPVNPLFQDSPDLGLDYYSGDSSMSPLPSQSRAFSVGERDPCDFMGPYSMNPSTPSDGTFGQGFHCDSPSLGAPELDGKHFPPLAHPPTVFDAGLQKAYSPTCSPTLGFKEELRPPPTKLAACEPLKHGLQGASLSHAAAAQAHLSCRDLTLGQPHYDSPSCKGTAYWYPPGSAARSPPYEGKVGSGLLADFLGRTEAACLSAPHLASPPATPKADKEPLEMARPPGPPRGPAAAAAGYGCPLLSDLTLSPVPRDSLLPLQDTAYRYPGFMPQAHPGLGGGPKSGFLGPMAEPHPEDTFTVTSL; encoded by the coding sequence ATGCGTGTGAAGCCCCAGGGCCTGGTGGTGACTTCCAGTGCCGTGTGCAGCTCTCCTGACTACCTCCGGGAGCCCAAGTACTACCCCggcggcccccccaccccccggcccttGCTTCCCGCCCGGCCCCCTGCCAGCCCACCCGACAAGGCCTTCGCCCACACCTTCTCCGAGAACCCGCGCCCACCCCCACGCCGGGACCCCAGCACCCGGCGCCCACCAGTCCTTGCCAAGGGGGACGACCCGCTGCCCCCGAGGGCGGCCCGTCCTGTCTCCCAGGCCCGCTGCCCCACCCCCGCGGGAGACGGCAGCAGCTCCCGACGGCGCTGGGACAACGGGCGGGTGAACCTGCGTCCAGTGGTCCAGCTGATTGACATCATGAAGGACCTGACCCGGCTCTCCCAGGACCTGCAGCACAGCGGTGTGCACCTGGACTGCGGTGGCCTCCGGCTCAGCCGCCCACCTGCCCCGCCCCCTGGGGACCTTCAGTATAGCTTCTTCTCCTCACCCAGCCTGGCCAACAGCATCCGCAGCCCTGAGGAGCGGGCCACCCCCCACGCCAAGTCTGAGCGGTCCAGCCACCCCCTCTACGAGCCTGAGCCTGAGCCTAGGGACAGTCCCCAGCCCGGCCAAGGCCATAGTCCCGGAGCCACGGCCGCGGCCACCGGTCTGCCACCAGAGCCCGAGCCAGACGGCCCTGATTACTCAGAACTCGCTGACGCCGACATCCTGAGTGAGCTGGCCTCCCTTACTTGCCCCGAGGCCCAGCTGCTGGAGGCCCAGGCCCTCGAGCCACCGTCGCCtgagccagagcctcagctcctagACCCCCAGCCCCGCTTCCTGGACCCGCAGGCACTAGAGCCGCTCGGGGAAGCTTTGGAGCTGCCGCCCCTGCAACCTCTTGCTGATCCTCTGGGGTTGCCGGGCCTGGCTCTACAGGCCCTAGATACCCTGCCCGACTCCCTGGAGTCGCAGCTGCTCGACCCTCAGGCACTTGACCCCCTGCCCAAGTTGCTTGACGTCCCTAGCCGCCGTCTGGAGCCCCAGCAACCCCTGGGACCCTGCCCGCTGGCTGAGCCCTTGCGCCTGGACTTGTGCTCACCTCATGGCCCTCCTGGGCCTGAGGGTCACCCCAAATACGCCTTGCGGCGCACCGATAGGCCAAAGATCCTGTGTCGCCGACGGAAAGCCGGACGGGGACGCAAGGCAGACGCCGGCCCCGAGGGCCGTCTGCTGCCCCTGCCTGTGCCCACAGGGCTGGCGGCTGCCCTGGCtgagcccccgcccccgcccccgcccccacctcacGCCCTGCCCGGCCCAGGCCCAGTCCCAGAGCTGGAGTCCGAATCCTCCCAGACCCCAGTGGTCCCTACCCGCAGAGGCAAGTGCCGGGGCGTGCGGCGCATGGTGGTCAAGATGGCCAAGATCCCCGTGTCACTGGGCCGGCGGAACAAGACCACGTACAAGGTGTCGTCTTTGAGCAGCAGCCTGAGCGTGGAGGGCAAGGAGCTGGGCCTGCGCGTGTCCACAGAGCCCACCCCGCTGCTGAAGATGAAGAACAATGGGCGGAACGTGGTGGTGGTCTTCCCACCCGGCGAGATGCCCATCATTCTCAAGCGGAAGCGCGGCCGCCCTCCTAAGAACCTGCTCCTGGGCCCCGGCAAGCCCAAGGAGCCAGCGGTGGTGGCGGCCGAGGCAGCCACTGTGGCGGCAGCCACCATGGCCATGCCGGAGGTGAAGAAACGGCGGCGGCGGAAGCAGAAGCTGGCATCTCCCCAGCCGTCCTACGCAGCGGATGCCAACGACAGCAAGGCCGAGTACTCAGACGTCCTCGCCAAGCTGGCCTTCCTGAACCGCCAGAGCCAGTGCGCTGGGCGGTGCTCACCGCCCCGCTGCTGGACACCCAGTGAGCCCGAGTCAGTGCACCAGGCGCCCGACACGCAGAGCATCTCCCACTTCCTGCACCGTGTGCAGGGCTTCCGACGGCGAGGTGGCAAAGCAGGCGGTTTTGGTGGCCGGGGTGGGGGCCACGCGGCCAAGGCGGCCCGATGCTCCTTCAGCGACTTCTTTGAGGGCATCGGCAAGAAAAAGAAGGTGGTGGCCGTGGCAGCCGCTGGGGTCGGGGGCCCTGGCCTCGCTGAGTTGGGGCACCCACGCAAACGGGGCCGGGGGGAGGTAGACGCCGTGACTGGGAAGCCCAAACGCAAGAGGCGGTCCCGGAAGAACGGGACTCTGTTCCCGGAACAGGTGCCCAGCGGCCCAGGCTTTGGGGAGGCAGGCACCGAGTGGGCCGGGGACAAGGGTGGTGGCTGGGCCCCTCACCATGGGCACCCAGGCGGGCAAGCTGGCCGAAACTGCGGGTTCCAGGGGACCGAGGCCCGGGCCTTTGCCTCCACTGGGCTAGAGAGCGGGGCTTCGGGCCGTGGCAGCTACTACAGCACAGCCGCACCTGCGGGCCAGACGGAGCTCAGCCAGGAGCGCCAGAACCTCTTCACCGGCTATTTTCGCTCCCTGCTCGACTCGGATGACTCCTCCGACCTCTTGGACTTTGCCCTCTCAGCCTCTCGCCCCGAGTCCCGGAAGGCATCAGGCACCTACACAGGGCCCCCCAGCAGCGCCCTGCCCGCCCAGCGGGGCCTGGCCACCTTCCCCAGCCGGGGAGCCAAGGCCAGCCCGGTGGCGGTGGGCAGCAGCGGGGCTGGGGCGGACCCCTCCTTCCAGCCGGTTCTGTCCACTCGCCAGACCTTCCCGCCGGGCCGGGCAGCGAGCTATGGGCTAACCCCCGGCACTTCAGACTGCCGGGCAGCCGAGACCTTCCCGAAGCTGGCTCCTCTGGCTTCTGCCGTGGCCCGCTCACCTACCACACACCCGCCTGCCAACACCTACCCCCCGCAGTACGGGGGCTACGGGGCTGGACAAAGTGTATTCGCACCCGCTAAGCCCTTTACGGGCCAGGACTGCGCTAATAGCAAGGACTGCAGCTTCGCCTACGGCAGTGGCAACAGCCTCCCTGCCTCACCCAGCAGCGCCCACAGCGCCGGCTACGCCCCACCGCCTACCGGTGGCCCCTGCCTGCCACCGAGCAAGGCATCCTTCTTCAACAGCTCTGAGGGGGGCCCCTTCTCTGGTTCGGCCCCCACACCCCTGCGCTGTGACAGCCGGGCCAGCACGGTCTCACCCGGCGGCTACATGGTACCCAAAGGCACCACAGCCTCTGCCACCTCTGCCGCGTCCTCGTCGTCCTCCTCCTTCCAGCCCTCGCCTGAGAACTGTCGGCAGTTTGCGGGGGCTTCTCAGTGGCCTTTCCGGCAGGGCTATGGAGGCCTGGACTGGGCCTCGGAGGCCTTCAGTCAGCTCTACAATCCTGGTTTCGACTGCCACGTCAGCGAGCCCAACGTGATCCTGGACATCTCCAACTACACGCCGCAGAAGGTGAAGCAGCAGACGGCTGTGTCCGAGACCTTCTCCGAGTCGTCCTCCGACAGCACCCAGTTCAATCAGCCCGTCGGCGGCGGTTTCCGGCGTGCCAACAGCGAGGCCTCGAGCAGCGAGGGCCAGTCGAGCCTGTCCAGCCTGGAGAAGCTGATGATGGACTGGAACGAGGCATCGTCCGCCCCCGGTTACAACTGGAACCAGAGCGTCCTCTTCCAGAGCAGCTCCAAGCCAGGCCGCGGACGGCGGAAGAAGGTGGACCTGTTCGAGGCCTCACATCTGGGCTTCCCGTCAACCGCCTCGGCCAGCGCCGCGGGCTACCCATCCAAACGGAGCACCGGGCCCCGGCAGCCTCGGGGCGGACGGGGTGGCGGGGCCTGCTCAGCCAAGAAGGAGCGGGGCGGTGCGGCGGCCAAAGCCAAGTTCATCCCCAAGCCACAGCCGGTCAACCCGCTGTTCCAGGACAGCCCAGACCTCGGCCTGGACTACTACAGCGGGGACAGCAGCATGTCACCACTGCCCTCGCAGTCGAGGGCCTTCAGCGTGGGCGAGCGAGATCCCTGTGACTTCATGGGACCCTACTCCATGAACCCGTCCACGCCGTCGGACGGCACCTTCGGCCAAGGCTTCCACTGCGACTCGCCCAGCCTGGGTGCCCCTGAGCTGGATGGCAAGCATTTCCCGCCGCTGGCCCACCCGCCCACGGTGTTTGATGCTGGCCTGCAGAAGGCCTACTCCCCCACCTGCTCCCCGACCCTGGGCTTCAAGGAAGAGCTGCGGCCGCCACCCACAAAGCTGGCTGCCTGTGAGCCCCTCAAGCATGGGCTCCAGGGGGCCAGCCTGAGCCATGCAGCTGCAGCCCAGGCCCACCTGAGCTGCCGGGACCTAACGCTGGGCCAGCCCCACTACGACTCCCCCAGCTGCAAGGGTACGGCCTATTGGTACCCGCCAGGCTCGGCCGCCCGCAGCCCGCCCTATGAAGGCAAGGTGGGTTCAGGGCTGCTGGCTGACTTCCTGGGCAGGACGGAGGCCGCGTGCCTCAGTGCCCCACACCTGGCTAGCCCACCGGCCACACCTAAGGCCGACAAGGAGCCACTGGAGATGGCCCGGCCGCCCGGCCCACCCCGTGGCcccgctgcagctgctgctggCTATGGCTGCCCACTCCTTAGTGACTTGACCCTGTCCCCCGTGCCGAGGGACTCGCTGCTGCCCCTGCAGGATACCGCCTACAGGTATCCAGGCTTTATGCCGCAGGCGCATCCCGGCCTGGGTGGGGGCCCCAAGAGCGGCTTCCTGGGGCCCATGGCGGAACCTCACCCTGAGGACACATTCACCGTCACCTCCCTGTAG